From the Nodularia sp. NIES-3585 genome, one window contains:
- a CDS encoding TldD/PmbA family protein: MWSELTQAIATLDIPADWIGIRAVKKNSSTRHVRDGLPQNNGKSSTMGAMLEVLVNGCLGYAATNSLELPSLQAAAQTAYQQALAASKWWIYPFQASQRPKVVGEYSSPYVEALDTLSPGEINYLLVRVCQTLKVDEKIVQTTASANTTERETWFVSSNGSEVYQKIVSVETHYGAIAQDGAIVQQRSNNGWQAHCYQGGWELLKQDELWPRVQQVGEQAIELLTAAECPNTRTNLVLAPDQMMLQIHESVGHPLEIDRILGDERNYAGGSFVKKSDFGNLAYGSPLMNITFDPTVPGQFASYGFDDTGAVATREYVIKAGVLQRGLGSLESQARAGISGVACARASSWNRPPIDRMANLNLEPGNATVEEMIGGIEHGVYMESNRSWSIDDRRYKFQFGCEYAKLIENGKLTKTLRNPNYRATTPEFWHSLTQVGNTDNWQMYGTAMCGKGEPNQAIWVGHGSPVCVFANVEVFGGGH, translated from the coding sequence ATGTGGTCTGAACTTACACAAGCGATCGCTACTCTCGATATTCCTGCTGATTGGATTGGGATTAGAGCCGTCAAAAAAAATTCCTCTACTCGTCATGTTCGGGATGGCTTACCCCAAAACAACGGTAAATCCTCCACAATGGGGGCGATGTTGGAAGTTTTAGTCAATGGCTGTCTTGGTTATGCAGCGACTAATTCCCTAGAATTGCCATCACTACAAGCAGCAGCCCAAACAGCTTATCAACAAGCCCTAGCAGCTAGCAAATGGTGGATATATCCCTTTCAAGCCAGTCAACGCCCCAAAGTCGTAGGGGAATATAGCTCACCTTACGTAGAAGCATTAGATACTCTCAGCCCTGGAGAAATCAACTATTTATTGGTGCGGGTTTGCCAAACCCTGAAAGTTGATGAAAAAATAGTGCAAACCACAGCCAGCGCTAACACCACCGAAAGAGAAACTTGGTTTGTTAGCAGCAACGGCTCAGAAGTATATCAAAAGATTGTATCTGTAGAAACACATTATGGCGCGATCGCACAAGATGGGGCAATAGTCCAACAACGCAGTAATAATGGTTGGCAAGCACACTGTTATCAAGGTGGATGGGAACTATTAAAACAAGATGAATTATGGCCGCGAGTCCAGCAAGTTGGGGAACAAGCCATAGAACTTTTAACAGCCGCAGAATGCCCAAACACCCGCACAAATTTAGTTTTAGCACCAGACCAAATGATGCTACAAATTCACGAAAGTGTCGGACATCCCCTAGAAATTGACCGAATTTTAGGAGATGAGCGCAACTACGCCGGCGGTAGCTTTGTTAAAAAGAGTGACTTTGGCAACCTCGCCTATGGTTCGCCCCTAATGAACATCACCTTTGACCCCACCGTACCCGGACAATTTGCCAGCTACGGATTTGATGATACAGGGGCAGTGGCGACACGAGAATATGTAATTAAAGCTGGTGTATTACAGCGAGGTTTAGGCAGCTTAGAAAGCCAAGCCAGAGCCGGGATATCCGGCGTAGCTTGCGCCCGTGCATCCTCATGGAATCGTCCCCCCATTGACCGCATGGCGAATTTAAACTTAGAACCAGGAAACGCCACCGTCGAAGAAATGATTGGCGGAATCGAACACGGCGTTTACATGGAATCGAATCGCTCTTGGTCAATAGACGACCGCCGTTATAAATTTCAGTTTGGTTGTGAATACGCCAAATTAATTGAAAACGGCAAACTCACCAAAACCCTGAGAAATCCCAACTATCGAGCCACAACCCCAGAATTTTGGCACAGCCTCACCCAAGTAGGAAACACAGACAACTGGCAGATGTATGGTACAGCCATGTGTGGTAAAGGCGAACCCAACCAAGCCATTTGGGTAGGACACGGTTCACCAGTGTGTGTATTTGCCAACGTCGAAGTCTTTGGCGGTGGTCATTAG
- a CDS encoding TldD/PmbA family protein, whose translation MKLAELSTLETSFNQLIETLLIKKKETEQFTVRLTSEESQFTRFNHAKVRQTGLVADGSIELTLMEDERSSFRSFPFTGNWDKDWQTAYTALLELREEITFLPVDPYLVLPSGNNTSREINSGQLLAAESVVPTLLELVAELDFTGMYAGGVVIKAYGDSQGQKHWFATDIFTLDYSLFDNCGQAVKGIFAGNNWDETAYIAKINQAKTQLQLLSRPAKQLTRGQYRTYFAPAAVADLLGMLSWSAVSEADLQQGNSALAMLSRQEKQLSPKFSLKENFEQGFVPRFNQLGEMVAPELPLIAQGILVNTLVNSRTAKEYGKTANGANSSETLRAPEVSPGNLEFEQILGSLDTGLYVSNLHYLNWSDRPTGRITGMTRYACFWVENGEIVAPIENLRFDESLYRFWGENLVEFTNFQEFIPEVGTYESRQLGGSLVPGMLVNDFTYTL comes from the coding sequence ATGAAACTAGCAGAATTATCTACCTTAGAAACCAGCTTTAATCAACTGATAGAAACACTACTCATTAAAAAAAAAGAAACCGAACAATTCACAGTTAGACTCACCAGCGAAGAAAGCCAATTTACGCGTTTCAATCATGCAAAAGTACGACAAACAGGTTTAGTTGCAGATGGTTCCATAGAACTGACTTTAATGGAAGATGAGCGCAGCAGTTTTCGCTCCTTTCCCTTTACTGGGAATTGGGATAAAGATTGGCAAACAGCATATACAGCCTTACTGGAACTCAGGGAAGAAATAACATTCTTACCAGTTGACCCCTATTTAGTTTTACCATCAGGAAATAATACCAGTCGGGAAATAAATTCTGGGCAGTTATTAGCAGCAGAATCAGTAGTACCAACTTTATTAGAACTGGTAGCTGAATTAGATTTTACTGGGATGTATGCTGGCGGCGTAGTAATTAAAGCTTATGGTGATTCTCAGGGTCAAAAACACTGGTTTGCAACTGATATCTTTACCTTAGATTATTCCCTGTTTGATAACTGTGGACAAGCGGTTAAAGGCATATTTGCTGGAAATAATTGGGATGAAACCGCTTACATAGCCAAGATTAATCAAGCTAAAACCCAACTGCAATTACTTTCCCGTCCCGCTAAACAATTAACACGGGGACAGTATAGAACTTATTTTGCCCCGGCGGCTGTTGCCGATTTATTGGGGATGCTTTCTTGGTCAGCTGTGAGTGAAGCTGATTTACAACAAGGAAACAGTGCTTTAGCGATGCTATCGCGTCAAGAAAAACAACTTTCGCCTAAGTTTAGTTTAAAGGAAAACTTTGAACAGGGGTTTGTGCCGAGATTTAATCAGTTGGGCGAAATGGTAGCGCCGGAATTACCTTTAATTGCACAAGGAATTTTAGTGAATACTCTGGTTAATTCTCGCACGGCGAAGGAATATGGCAAAACTGCCAACGGTGCTAATAGTTCCGAAACTTTACGTGCGCCAGAAGTCAGTCCGGGGAATTTAGAATTTGAGCAGATTCTGGGGAGTTTAGATACAGGACTATATGTATCGAACTTGCATTACTTGAACTGGAGCGATCGCCCGACTGGTAGAATTACAGGTATGACCCGTTATGCTTGTTTTTGGGTAGAAAACGGTGAAATCGTCGCCCCCATTGAAAATTTACGCTTTGACGAAAGTCTCTATCGCTTCTGGGGAGAAAATCTAGTAGAGTTTACCAATTTTCAGGAATTTATCCCCGAAGTCGGAACCTACGAAAGTCGCCAACTAGGAGGTAGTTTAGTTCCGGGGATGTTGGTAAATGATTTCACATACACCTTGTAA